From Prevotella sp. oral taxon 299 str. F0039:
CTCTATTTAAAAATGCAGAATGTTTAAAAACAATTGCCGATGAAATGTATGATCTTTACAAAGACAAGGGCATTACTAAGGTAGTTGGCATCGAAAGCCGTGGCTTTGTTATGAGTTCTGCTCTTGCCATCAAACTAAACGCTGGTATTGCGCTATGTAGAAAACCAGGAAAGCTACCTTGCGAAACCGTACAAGAAAGCTATGCGAAGGAATATGGCATTGATACTATCGAAATACATAAAGACGCAATAGAAGAAGGCGACGTGGTTTTACTTCACGATGACTTGCTTGCTACTGGCGGAACAATGAAAGCTGCATGCGATCTTGTTAGAAAATTCAAACCCAAAAAGATTTATTGTAATTTCATCATCGAACTCTTAGACGAAGGACTTAACGGCAGAGAGGTATTCGATAAAGACATCGAAATTACCACATTACTAAAACTTTAAGATAAGAAAGGATTGAATCGGTTTGCCAAACTTACAAAAGGCACCATTCAATCCTTTTATTATTCCCCACCCCTTTCTCGTCTTTTACAAGAAAGAAACAAACCTTTCATCGACAAGATGAACAATATGTGAAACTTTAACACACAACAACTTTTATGTATTATAGTTTCACGTGAAACACAAAATCATAAAAACTCTGATTTTAAAGGCATTGTAGTGCATGACAAAGGATAAAAAAGAAGAACGCATTAGCAAATTAAAAGGCATCGTACAAAGCATGCCTGAGAAGCCAGGTAGTTACCAATTCTACGATGAAAACAATGTTATTATATACGTAGGAAAGGCAAAACGCCTCAAAAGTCGTGTATCTTCGTATTTCCATAAAGAAGTAGATCGATTTAAGACAAAGGTTCTTGTAAGTAAAATTCACAACATTTCATATACCGTTGTCAACACCGAGGAAGACGCACTTCTACTCGAAAACAGCTTAATTA
This genomic window contains:
- a CDS encoding adenine phosphoribosyltransferase, giving the protein MNNKLLLDNLRSIPDWPIKGVNFRDVTTLFKNAECLKTIADEMYDLYKDKGITKVVGIESRGFVMSSALAIKLNAGIALCRKPGKLPCETVQESYAKEYGIDTIEIHKDAIEEGDVVLLHDDLLATGGTMKAACDLVRKFKPKKIYCNFIIELLDEGLNGREVFDKDIEITTLLKL